A genomic region of Rhodococcus pyridinivorans contains the following coding sequences:
- a CDS encoding succinic semialdehyde dehydrogenase — MPAPSAATFQRLADLIAIPDAAERTTRPVVEAFTGRELATVPVGTADDAKAAIDRARTAQVAWAKLPVEKRAAIMHRYRELVLSRREQLMDMAQAETGKSRVSAQEEVLDISMTARFYARVAPKLLRPRKATGMLPVLTKTTVLHHPKGVVGVIAPWNYPMTLAVSDAIPALLAGNSVVLKPDSQTPYCALAVVELLYEAGVPRDVFAVVTGPGTVVGTAIVESTDYLMFTGSSETGRLLAEQAGRRLIGFSAELGGKNPMIVTSGVNLREVTDAAVRACFSNSGQLCISIERIYVEKSIAPEFIRMFGARVREMSLGPDYDFGTEMGCLISESQVKTVTRHIEDAVAKGATVVAGGKTRPDLGPLFFEPTVLTDVPEDAECYRNETFGPVVSIYPVENVEEAIREANDTEYGLNASVWGATKAQGEAIAARVRAGTVNVDEGYAPAWGSTDAPMGGMGISGMGRRHGAEGLYKYTEAQTIATTRLLNLDGPRGLPRRMWAKVLAPFVKSMQWLPGR; from the coding sequence ATGCCAGCTCCGAGCGCTGCGACCTTCCAGCGTCTTGCCGACCTCATCGCGATCCCCGACGCCGCCGAGCGGACCACCCGCCCCGTCGTCGAGGCGTTCACCGGACGGGAGCTGGCCACCGTGCCGGTCGGCACGGCCGATGACGCGAAGGCCGCGATCGACCGGGCCCGCACCGCGCAGGTCGCGTGGGCGAAGCTGCCCGTCGAGAAGCGCGCCGCGATCATGCACCGCTACCGCGAGCTCGTGCTGTCCCGACGCGAGCAGCTCATGGACATGGCGCAGGCCGAGACCGGCAAGTCCCGAGTCTCCGCGCAGGAAGAGGTGCTCGACATCTCGATGACCGCGCGGTTCTACGCGCGCGTCGCACCGAAGCTCCTGCGCCCCCGCAAGGCCACGGGCATGCTGCCGGTCCTGACGAAGACCACCGTCCTGCACCATCCCAAGGGCGTCGTCGGCGTGATCGCGCCGTGGAACTACCCGATGACGCTGGCCGTCTCCGACGCGATCCCCGCCCTGCTCGCCGGCAACAGCGTGGTGCTCAAGCCCGACAGCCAGACGCCCTACTGCGCGCTCGCCGTCGTCGAACTCCTCTACGAGGCCGGGGTCCCCCGCGACGTCTTCGCCGTGGTCACCGGTCCCGGCACCGTGGTGGGCACCGCGATCGTCGAGAGCACCGACTACCTGATGTTCACGGGTTCGTCGGAGACGGGACGTCTGCTCGCCGAGCAGGCCGGCCGGCGCCTGATCGGGTTCTCCGCCGAACTCGGTGGCAAGAACCCCATGATCGTCACCTCCGGGGTGAACCTGCGCGAGGTCACCGACGCCGCCGTGCGGGCATGCTTCTCGAACTCCGGGCAGCTGTGCATCTCGATCGAGCGGATCTACGTCGAGAAGTCGATCGCCCCCGAGTTCATCCGGATGTTCGGGGCACGGGTGCGCGAGATGTCGCTCGGTCCCGACTACGACTTCGGTACCGAGATGGGCTGCCTCATCAGCGAGAGCCAGGTCAAGACGGTGACCCGGCACATCGAGGACGCCGTCGCCAAGGGCGCGACCGTCGTCGCCGGCGGGAAGACGCGGCCCGACCTCGGACCGCTGTTCTTCGAACCCACCGTGCTCACCGACGTGCCCGAGGACGCCGAGTGCTACCGGAACGAGACGTTCGGCCCGGTGGTGTCGATCTATCCGGTGGAGAATGTCGAAGAAGCGATCCGCGAGGCCAACGACACCGAGTACGGGCTCAACGCATCGGTGTGGGGCGCGACGAAGGCGCAGGGCGAGGCCATCGCCGCGCGGGTGCGTGCCGGCACGGTGAACGTCGACGAGGGATACGCCCCGGCATGGGGCAGCACCGACGCACCGATGGGCGGTATGGGCATCTCCGGCATGGGACGCCGCCACGGCGCGGAGGGCCTGTACAAGTACACCGAGGCGCAGACGATCGCGACGACGCGCCTGCTCAATCTCGACGGCCCGCGCGGACTTCCGCGGCGGATGTGGGCGAAGGTGCTCGCCCCCTTCGTCAAGTCGATGCAGTGGCTGCCGGGTCGCTAG
- a CDS encoding GAF and ANTAR domain-containing protein has translation MTRASEAGDLGRRMAQLARGFYHPADLDETLRGVTAAAVELVEGADCADILIVTGRKHFRSLAATSELAEHLDDVQEQFGEGPCLDASFKYLVVRSEDLRTETRWPRFAKAAVDAGAFSALSFQLYLDQESMGALNMFSAKAEAFGPPAEATAEVLAAHAAMAMSAARSRGQFASALATRDIIGQAKGMIMERFGIDAVAAFELLRRLSQDSNVPLSEVAQGIVEAGPERRDDRETGLDATPV, from the coding sequence ATGACACGTGCGTCGGAAGCGGGCGATCTCGGGCGGCGTATGGCCCAGCTCGCTCGCGGCTTCTACCATCCGGCCGATCTCGACGAGACCCTGCGCGGCGTGACCGCGGCCGCGGTCGAACTGGTGGAGGGGGCCGACTGCGCCGACATCCTCATCGTGACCGGAAGGAAGCATTTCCGCTCTCTCGCCGCGACGTCGGAACTCGCCGAGCATCTCGACGACGTCCAGGAACAGTTCGGGGAAGGTCCGTGCCTCGATGCGAGCTTCAAATATCTCGTGGTGCGCTCCGAAGACCTGCGGACGGAGACCCGCTGGCCGCGTTTCGCGAAGGCCGCGGTGGACGCGGGTGCGTTCAGTGCCTTGTCGTTCCAGCTGTATCTCGATCAGGAGAGCATGGGAGCGCTGAACATGTTCTCTGCGAAAGCCGAGGCGTTCGGTCCTCCGGCGGAGGCGACCGCCGAGGTCCTGGCCGCTCATGCCGCGATGGCGATGAGCGCGGCCCGCAGTCGGGGACAGTTCGCGTCCGCCCTGGCGACCCGCGACATCATCGGGCAGGCCAAGGGCATGATCATGGAGCGTTTCGGTATCGATGCCGTTGCGGCCTTCGAACTGTTGCGCCGGCTCTCGCAGGACAGCAACGTCCCTCTCTCGGAGGTCGCTCAGGGGATCGTCGAAGCAGGTCCCGAGCGACGCGACGATCGGGAGACGGGCCTCGACGCCACGCCTGTGTGA